A window of Oryza glaberrima chromosome 2, OglaRS2, whole genome shotgun sequence genomic DNA:
CCCTTGCCGCCCGGCCCCCATGCAAAAAAGCCAGTCCGGGCCTAGTACTTTTTGGCTGGTACTTTTTACATCGGCGCCGTTGAGCCACCATCTGCCAtgtcagcttgccgccctccATTAGGGCGgtagggtctatttttgtaattttttgcgccaatagattatttctgtaaatattaaaagaaaaaaatttaaaaataaaaaaaattcacgcAGGTTCACTGGTTcagtgaaaaggaaaaaaaatttcaacatgGCATGTTCTAATAACTTCGTAAACATACAAAACTTTCCTCGttttcaaactaataaatgGTTATCTTAtacgaaaattttctatataaaaattgttttgaaatatcagataaatttatttttccaagtttttaataattaaaacttaattaatcgtgcgGCTTTCTCATTTTGTGTGCCCGCTTTTAATCTTCATCCTTAGAAGATTCGAATGGGGCCTTACGCAATAGCCTTACGCATTGCGTAGTTGCGTCGGAGTATATAATAtgcatttatttttatataaaagccAAATAAGATTTTCTATGAGGGTTTTTAAGGCAGAAAATATGGTTATAAATGCAAGTGTATCCCCTGACCCATCGTCACAAATGAACGGTTTTCTCACTTTTACAATGAGATTTCCTCTTTTTACAAGGAGTGTTGCAGTTTTCAACTTGAAGTAGAGAAACGGATGCTTGAATCATGGGTTTTTCTAACTCTGTAAATTCTTGAAGTTGGAGTTGTTGAGGTGAgacataaaaaattataatttaacCTAGAAATTCTATGATTTTACAATTCAGGAATTAGAAGCATACCAAAACAATACCAGGGCAATTGATCAGCTCTATCCCTCAATTTAGGCCCCGTTCAATCTCCAGTTTTGGAGATAAATTTTTGttgcacgcaaaacgagaaaactcattagcagataattaattaagtattaactattataaatttaaaaaatatttgtatttactttttaaaacaacttgtatatagaaactattttaaaaagcaccaattaacagtttgaaaagtgtgctagCAGAAAATGATgaagttgaagtttggagttgaagaaTAGAACATGGCCTTAGTTGTAAAGGCTTAATCCATAAAACTATGCCCCTTTATTTTGAAATTGAAGCATCAGACtagaatattagaaaatatttcTGTCTAACATTATACTTTTATAAGGATATACAAATAGGGACAAGCGTGATTTTATCCATATACTGATGTTTTATGGGTTGACACCTTTCAACATCAATGTCCTACTTTTTTCAGTTGCTACAAATGCTCTAATAAGTTTACAAATAATATGTGAAACATCGTACAGTTCTGTTTGGTGCAAAATACCTGTAAGTATTGTTGGCACATCGCATCAAAGAATTGGTCGCTTCTAAAATACTACTCCATCAAATCAAACCATAATGCAGTGTTTTTTCAACAACCACTTAGCCATCAAATCAAACCAGTAAATTCTTGTTGATGTAGTACTAAAGGGTGGAGTAGCTCCATAGTGCAGTGTTTTCTACTTGATGCACAACTATGCTAGCCTTTTTAACTTTTAATGTGAGTATTAGTGCATCGTCTAAGGTATATGAATCATGGCCCTTATAAAAACCAGAACATAACCTATAAATCTACACATTTTCCCGGTacacatatatttaaaaaacattaaaaaaatggaaagaagTATGCATAGCTCAATTGGTTTTGTCTCTTGTGGTGAAACCAGCCTGTCTGAGTTTAAACCCTAAACTTAAGTACTTAACATGAGTTttgtatttacggctaattattcatTTAGTTATAAGCGATATACCTATCAATAGCGAGACATTTGTGGCCGGTCCAATTTTCCGGATGTGCTCATAGGGATAGGATGTGTGTAGAGATGGCAATGGAGACCCataacccgagacccgacgggTTTTTACTCTATTAGGAGCTAATCGTGTTCTTACTGTTATACCCATGGGTCTACTAACGGGTGAAAACTCTTACCCATTGGGTACGTGGGTATGGCTCTGTTCTTTACCTACCCGTACCCACCAACCcgtgggtaaaaaaaaaaaccgttgaTTGAACCTAAAACTATGAGCAATATAAGTTTCAGCGACTACTAAATCATAGCATAAAACTTCTTTCACATCTTAAGCATTGTTCTATACTAGTTAtgtgaaattattatttgatttattgattATGTATTGTggttgcataatttttttactcgccTTTGAACACTAATATTAATAGCATTGTTGCCAGAGAAAATATTGATAGTTTAGAACTCTAATATGGCTAATTAGAGTACAAAACTATAAATGCTACAAGTCAATTATATGGGTATGGGTACCCGTTAGATACCCATTACCCGCATGGGTGTGGGTATGGGAATGATTTTGTACCCACGACAGGTGTGGGTATTTAAGTAGGAATATTTTAACATCATGGgtgtagggctgtcaacgagccaaACTCGAGCGAGTTTGGCTATGTAGGCTTGAGCTTGACATGAACTCGAGCCGAGCCTGCCAGCCTGGATACTGATCGAGCTTGGGAATGAGCTCGAGTTCAAGCTCGAGCGAGCTTCGAGCCTACTCGAGCTTGGTAGCTTAACTTGGTGAAACTCCAAAGAACTTACTCTTATATAAGAGATATTAATGTAAATTATCGGTAGTCAAAATTAATGAGTGCTATTTGTCTTGAGTGAAGCCTCTGCAGCTTTTCTCATGAATTCATGGCTTTGAAACGTTGCAATTAACAAAAGCTAGCTACTACATCTAATAGGAATAGTAGTACTATTACTAGCAGCCGAATAATTGCTTTATTGATAAGCATTGATGGGGTCTTGAGACTTGCAGGTCAAGCACGATGACAAGTATATATTGGCCCATCAAGAATATCTTCCTACATGCAATGCATATTATACTAATCAAGCCCTGTCAAGCtattcgagctcgagcttgctaGGCTTGCGAGCCTCAGCCTACGCTTGAGCTTAGCTTGTCTAGTATTCAAGCCGAGCTCGAATCAAGCCTGTAACGAATCAAGCTTGAGCAGCTTGCGAGCTccgagcttttttgacagccctacgTGGGTGTGGGTATGGGGCAAGGGAACCCGATGGGTATGcacccgttgccatctctagaTGTGTATCCGTATTCATATGggtgagtatatatatgtgttgtgtgtgcatgtggaTGAGTACGCAATGCGAGTGTATGCATTTGTACTGTGTtgctaaaaaaattgagaataatttacttttaaaaaagaagaaatggcatcaattttctttttttgaaaaaaaaggaatcggCAGCAATACTTCAGAACCAAGGAAGGACCGTAACGGCCGTCCGATCACCGCCCCAGCCGCGGAATCCAACGGCcaaacatccatccatccacccgtTGCCCAAccccaaaactcaaaatcaccGAAACACCCTTACCCCCGCACGCCCCCTCCctcactgacacgtgggccccacgcctcctctctctctccccagaTCCGCGCCTCGAAACATTCGTCTCATCTCGTCGGGCGAAGAAGCCCGACTTCCCACCCACTCTCCCCGTCTCCAGAAGcagcagccgagccgccgccgacgagcggcgatcgccggcggtGGGTTGGGCTGGCGGCTAGCGGCGGAATGGGGGtgccggaggcggtggcgctggagatacctgcggcggcggaggccgaggaggaggttgaggaggaggaggggtcgcCTTCGCCTCCGGTGGTGGCCAGGGTGCCGCCGCGGATCAGGAggcggctcctcctccggcaccgCGGGGGAGCGCCGGCCACCGCGGAGGAGATCGAGGCCAAGCTCCGCGAGGCGGACCTCCGGAGGCAGGTGGGTCGCTGTGATCTCTCGGCGCACCCGGCGCGGCGCTTTCGAGATTTAgttttatggtttttttttttcgtgtttCTGGGTGATTTGGTTGTGGTTTTGGTCGGTGGATTAGGGGCATCTGTGCAATTCATGTCAATATACGTTTCATCAGGTTGGTAGTTACTGAATTGGGAGTAGCATTCCGGAACGCATATTTTAGTCACTTAGCTGGATTACTGAATGGTTTGTGTTAGAAGCAATTGGCCATCACATGCTTTGCTGGGAGTTGATTATCAAGGTAACGCTGTTCTTGATCAAACCCGGGAGCCACAATATAACTTGGGGTTTATCTCAACCATGTCAAAATGGGAGCCCAGATTCATTTTAGGATGATTGATATTTGAAGGCTTCCAATTTTGCTGTCAGCCTGTAAAATGGGTTCTACAAACAACAATTAAAATTGGTGTTGTTGCCAAGTTCATTTGAAGGACTGGCAGAAAAAAGTACGATCACTGTGGCTTGTTAACTCATGTGTATTCTATTCCTCCAGCAATTTCATGAAGCGTTATCGTGCAAAGCGAGGTGCACAGTCAGATACCCTTCGTGTCCATCTCAGGAGGAGGATCCTAAGAAGCGCCTTGAAGCAAAGCTCGTGGCTGCCGAGCAGAAAAGGTAACAGAAAGAGGGACCTAGTCACCTAGCAGAGCATATTTATCTGATCGGATATTAAGATAGGGAACAGTGAGAAGTGATTTCTGATTGCAGGTTAAGCCTCCTGGCTAAGGAACAAAGTCGGCTTGCTAAGTTGGACGAGCTGCGTCAGGCTGCTAAGAATGATGCGGAGTTGAGGTtcaagaaggagagggaggaactTGGCATGAAAGTTGAATCTAGAGTTCGGCAAGCGGAGGAGAAACGTACACAACTCATGCATGCTCGTTCGCAGAGGAGGGCTGCACTGGAGGAAAGAACAACAAAGTACCTTGTGCAGAGAGTGGCGTGGGAAAACAAGTACAGGGAGCGTGTACATTCAGCGATCCTGCAGAAGCGCACTGCAGCTGAGAAGAGAAGGACGGGGCTATTGGAAGGTGAGAAAAGGAGAGCCCAGGGTAGGTTTTCACAGGTCCAACTTGCTGCCAGGACTTTATCTTGCCAGAGAGAAGCTGACAGGAGCAAGTTAAAAGAACAACTAGAAGACAAACTTCAGAGGGTATTCCTTTTTATGCTGCAGAGTTGGTATAATTGTTTTAGTAGCTCTTTGACTTACATTGCAAACTATTTATGCAAAACAGGCAAAGCGGCAGAGAGCTGAGTATTTGAAGCAGCGAGGAAGTACTCACAGCTTTACATACACCGCTTCAGTTAAACACGGTGATTTTCTTTCAAGAAAGCTGGCAAGGTATGGTAGACTTATACAGTCAACTTTCTCGCAATTGTTTGGCTTGTGTGTATACTTTAAATTTTATTGATTATTCTATTCGATTTGATGCTTCAGATGCTGGAGAAGATTCATAACATCTAGGAAGACAACAGTGGTGTTGGCTAGGGCCTTTGACATGCTAAGAATAGATGAGGAATCTGTTAAGCCTATGCCATTTGAAAAACTAGCTCTTTGCATTGAATCTCCCACAGTTCTTCAGACCACAAGGGCATTTCTTGATCGCTTGGAGAGTCGTTTTACTTTATCTCAGTCATCAAGTCCATCATCACCAGAAAATATTGATCATCTGCTCAAACATCTGGGATCACCAAAGAGGACTCTATCAAAAAGTGGGGGAAGAACTAGAGTGACACCAACAAAGGCAGCTAGAAATTCAGATGTTAGCAAGTTACCTAGATATTCACCGAGGATAGTTCTTTGTGCTTACATGATACTAGGTCACCCAAGTGTTGTTTTTAATGAACGAGGTGAGCGAGAGAAACTACTTGTGGAGTCAGCAGAAAACTTTGTGAAGGAATTCGAACTGCTGATTAAGACAATACTTGATGGGTCAAGTGGTGCGTGCATACTGAAACAGCCAATGCTAGATGATCTGTCTCCTGGATCTTCTAATTATCAGGAATCTTCTGCCGTTGTTGCTGATCGGAAGAAATTCAGATCTCAGTTGGCTTCTTTTGACAAAGCTTGGTGTGCCTATCTTTACCACTTCGTGGTGTGGAAAGCAAAAGATGCAAAGTCACTAGAGGAAGATCTTGTCAGAGCTGCATGCAAACTTGAGCTATCAATGATGCAAACATGTAAATTTACTGCTGAAGGCCAACCAGAGAACCTTAATGATAATTTAAAGGCCATCCAGAAAGAGGTATGGTTATATACCTGGTgccttttcctttgtttttttcttttacctatTTCCCTGACATTAGTAATTGAGAAGTATTTTAAGTGCATAAAATCCCGCTATTCAGCTATTGCAGGAAGCAGTCCATTCCTACAACTTTGCacttagtttatttattttgattaCAACTTTGCacttagtttatttattttgattatAGTTTTCTTTTGTCTAGTCAAAACTTTACTATCTGTTGAAATTGTTTCTGTTCATCACCCAGGTTATGGTAGACCAGACACTTCTAAGGGAGAAGGTTCGGCACTTGGGTGGTGAAGCTGGTATTGAGCGGATGGAAGTTGCTTTATCAGAAGCAAGGACAAAGTTTTTTGAAGCAAAGGGAAACAGGAGCCCCTTGGCAACAACTATAAAAAATGTAGCAGCTACATGTTCTTCTGGAGAATCTCCTATTTCTGACATGAAGGAGAATTCCAACATTAATGATAAAAGGCCAAGTCAGGCTGTCCAATCTATGTTCAGAGTTCCCTCTTCACCATCTGAAAGTAACACAGCAGGCATCACCATGAGTAATCCAATGACAGTGAGCAGCACTCTGTCAGAAAAACGGCCAACAGAGAACGAGCAGATGGTCAATGAGATTCTTCATGGTTTTCTAGCTGACAGCTCTAGTAATATTGGGACTGTTGAGGGTGGTTTCAAGGTTAGATCCTATGTTACATTTATACAAGGATTATATTGTAAGTTTTCATATTGCTGGGGTGCAGACAATAATAACCAAAAATGTATAACATGAGAAAGAATTTGGGAAGCTTTTAGAGGGGCTCACATGCTGTGATTTAGGGTCTAGATTCTATTAATGTGGTACGTCTATCAGCTTAAATATGAACTTTTTTGCATCCagtcactcttttttttctcaggaaAAAGTAAGGGAAACAATGGAGAAAGCTTTCTGGGATGTGGTTGTGGATTCACTTAGAGGAGACATGCCAGACTACA
This region includes:
- the LOC127762049 gene encoding uncharacterized protein LOC127762049 — encoded protein: MGVPEAVALEIPAAAEAEEEVEEEEGSPSPPVVARVPPRIRRRLLLRHRGGAPATAEEIEAKLREADLRRQQFHEALSCKARCTVRYPSCPSQEEDPKKRLEAKLVAAEQKRLSLLAKEQSRLAKLDELRQAAKNDAELRFKKEREELGMKVESRVRQAEEKRTQLMHARSQRRAALEERTTKYLVQRVAWENKYRERVHSAILQKRTAAEKRRTGLLEGEKRRAQGRFSQVQLAARTLSCQREADRSKLKEQLEDKLQRAKRQRAEYLKQRGSTHSFTYTASVKHGDFLSRKLARCWRRFITSRKTTVVLARAFDMLRIDEESVKPMPFEKLALCIESPTVLQTTRAFLDRLESRFTLSQSSSPSSPENIDHLLKHLGSPKRTLSKSGGRTRVTPTKAARNSDVSKLPRYSPRIVLCAYMILGHPSVVFNERGEREKLLVESAENFVKEFELLIKTILDGSSGACILKQPMLDDLSPGSSNYQESSAVVADRKKFRSQLASFDKAWCAYLYHFVVWKAKDAKSLEEDLVRAACKLELSMMQTCKFTAEGQPENLNDNLKAIQKEVMVDQTLLREKVRHLGGEAGIERMEVALSEARTKFFEAKGNRSPLATTIKNVAATCSSGESPISDMKENSNINDKRPSQAVQSMFRVPSSPSESNTAGITMSNPMTVSSTLSEKRPTENEQMVNEILHGFLADSSSNIGTVEGGFKEKVRETMEKAFWDVVVDSLRGDMPDYSYLVQLVKEVRDALYEMVPKGWKEEIINNIDLEILLQVLESGTQDMQYLGQILQYSLGMLRKLSSPAKEDEMKRSLDKLLGELTEHSECNNSGSNSFVIAVIKGLRFTMEELKALKTEVSRARIQLLEPIIKGSGGVEYLQKAFADRYGFPSNASVALRSTAQWISTSKDTVEVEWNEHVSSFSALPETDHAQPLVATLRSGYGVPDQRQSTIPVSDDMGLPECTGQRLDQLIRIGLLQLISGIEGVQMQSVPETFKLNWLRLRSVQSQFQQVIVIATSMLVQRQVLATDDPNITPTELESATSQLFNTLAELLDNFPDVSTAKIMEVMLRSSSSSSSSGSTTGSPSDERTESRKQILARVFLKSLQTDDPVFKKVSRSVYCAFRAITLGGARGRKLADAALRRLGATKLTGRVVRSAEILIRAATISQQVHGPWYNHLV